Below is a window of Mycoplasma sp. Mirounga ES2805-ORL DNA.
GATAAACCTATTGAATTAAGAGTCTTTTTAAATTTTGTAAGACCTCTTATTGAAGCTGATTTATCTAAAATAGATCTAGATAGACAAATTGCCAATTCATTAAAAATTTATATTCCATATAAGAAATGCTCTATTTCTTGAACTTCTCTCAATAATATTAATCAACTTGTAAATTTAGGCATTAGAAAGAACATTGCTTTAAAAATTTTGAAATTTAGAAAGGAAAATGACAAAACAACGTGAAAGCAATTAAGTGACTTAAAAGGTGTGGGAATAACTACAATAAAAATTTTGAAAAAATATTTGGTGTTGTAAATAAGCAATTATTTATTTTACTAATACCTATATTTTTCCACTTGTCTATAAAATCACCCCAAAGTAAAACATTATGATTTTTAATAACTGTTGTTTTACTACTTTTTTTACTTTTATTTAATGCTAAGTATTTTCTAGTTGCTATTTTATTAATTTTTTTATACATTTTTATAAGCACAATTCAAGAGTATAAACTTTCAAAATTGAATAATGGAAAGTATTTAGTAACCGGCTTTATCACAAAATGCAGCGAAAAATATGCAATTATAAGAAATGAAAATAATAATGTTCTTTTTATTTTAAATAAATATGTATCACCAACGCCGGTTGAAGAGGGATCAAAGGTTGAAGTCTATGGTGTACTTACAAGTATTAATAATTATCATTTTGATAAATATTGGATGCTATCTAATAACATCACTTATTTTTTAAAAAAGCCAACAATTTTCAAAATAACAAGAACAGGCTTTTCTATTAAACAAGTAATTTATGAATATTCGTTTAATGAAAATTATTATTTTTCAAAATATTGAAGATTAATAGTTTTTGGATATGGTGATAGCCAAATAACCAAAAACTTTATCAAGTTAAATATTGTTCATTTGATTGTCGTTTCGGGATTCCATATAGATCTAATATATATGATATTTTTTAAAATAAACTACAAGAACAAAAGATGATTAAATTGAATATTTTTTATTTTAGTATTTTGATATATCACATTATTAAAAAGCAAGATATCTGCATTAAGGGTATTTATTATTTATTTATTTCATAAAAATTTTAAGTTTAAGTATATAGAATCTTGGCTAATATCATTTTTCGTTATATTTTTAATCAATTTTAATGTTCTTTTCAATATTGGTTTTATTTTTTCTTATTCCTTGTCACTTCTAGTTTATTTAATAAATTTTTTAAATTTTTCCAAAGTTAGAAAACAGTTAATGGATATATTAAAATTGGTGTTGATTTTTATTTTCACTATTCCCTTAATTTTAAAAGTTAATGGACAAATAAATATCTTTAGTTTTTTAATATCTATATTATTTGTTCCACTAATTGAGTTAATTTATATTTTTTCATTGTTTTTATGATTTAGTCCAGTATTCCTTAATTTTGTTTTTTATTTGTTCGATACATTAATTATGTTTTTTATTAATATAAGTTTTTATATTAAATTAAATATATCTAGTTGGTTATTTGTCGATTTATGAATATGTTTAAGTTTTTTCTGGATTTTCTTGATATTGCAAAAGGAAAATAAAAAAAACAACATCAAGTTGTTTTCTAGTCACATATAGTGAAATGGCGCGCTCGAGAGGACTTGAACCCCTAACCTCTTGGGCCGTAACCAAGCACTCTGTCCAATTGAGCTACGAGCGCACTTTGGAGGCACCAGCGGGACTCGAACCCGCATAGAAAGTTTTGCAGACTCTTGCCTGGCCGTTTGGCTATGGTGCCTTGTTAAATAAATATTTGCCTTTGAATTATACCTTTTTTTGGATTTTAATACAAATTTATTTATAAACTCTAAAATACATCAAAATATTTATGACAAGGTACATTTTCCAAAAATGAGCCAATATAATTTTAATTAATATTTCTATCTTTTTAATAATTTTTATGAATTATTTTTTATTACAATAATTTATTTTGAAAAGCATATATAGAAAACTGTGCATAGTTGTTTATCTATAAAATTCAATAAAATCTAAAAGATCTAAATGATTTTTTCCGTTGTGAAGAACATCAATTATGCTTCTTAAAAAAGGAACGTAAAGATTTGGGAATTTTTTTAAAATGTTATTTAAAGTTTTCGCTGTATGATATCCTTCAACTGTTTTATTATTGATTTCTAAAGCTTTTTGAATTCCGTATTTTGCTACTTGTGTACCAAAAGTGAAATTTCTACTTTTTGGACTTGAACAAGTTAAAAATATATCACCTGTTCCTGCAAGTTCAAAACCTAGTATGTCATTAGAATCAGGGAATAATGCTCTATAAATATTATGAATTTCTTTAACACCTACGCTAAGTAAAGCCGCTTGCGGATTTTGATATGGATGAAATTCTTTAACCATTCCAATTCCAATAGCTAGTACGTTTTTAAGAGCAGCAAAAAGTTCTGAACCATGCTCATCATCATTTACAACAAGTCTAAACCTGTCATTGTTAAATATTTGGGAAATTTCTTTTAAAAACTTAGGATTTTGTCCAACAACATTAACCATAGTTAATTTATTTTCAAATACCTCAACAGCAAAAGATGGCCCAATTATTGAACAAATATTATTAACAGTTCCTTTAAATTCGTCTAATATTACTGTGGAAAAGAATTTGTTAGTTTTGAAATCTATACCTTTAGCAACATTAATAATGTTTATTTTTTTGTCCTTAACAATATCTTTTATTTGTTTAATAACGTTGTTGAAAGCTGAAGAAGGCACCGCAAGAACCATATAGTCAAAATCCTCTAGTGCTTCATTTAAATTTAGTGTAGCAACTATGTTTTTTGGATTATTGAATTTTTGGGTTCCGAAGTATTTTGAGTTTATACCTTGATTAATATCATCAACCTCATTTTGGTCAATTCCCCACATAGTTATTTTGTGATTATTTTTTGCAAGAACGGTAGCAAGACCGCTAGCTCATGCTCCTGTACCAATAAATGTAATTTTTTTCATTATTTTCCTCGCTGATTAGTATTAATAATTTAAATCCTTGAATAATAATACTATATCTTCAACCGATAGTTCTTGAATTCTTGTATTTTCTGATAAATTCATTCTTGAAAAAGATGTCTTAATTTTTTCTAAACTGTATTTTGTTTTCAATGAATAAATTAGTTTTTTTCGTCTGGCTAAAAAACATAATTTAAAAAAGTTTTTAAGCTGAGGGTAATTATCATTTTTATCGTGTTTAAATTCTAAGCTTATTATTGCAGAATCAACTTTTGGAGCTGGATTAAATGCTCCATTCGGAACAATAAATTCTTTTTTTACATTTGCAACGTATTGGCATGTAACACTTAATTTTGAATAATCTTTACTATTTATTTGTGAAACTATTCTATCGGCTACTTCTTTTTGAACCATAAGAACAGCTTTTTTAAAATTAAATCTATAGTCAAGAATTTTCAAAATAATATCACTTGTTAAATTGTATGGAATG
It encodes the following:
- a CDS encoding MAG0480 family ComEC-like protein, giving the protein MKAIKWLKRCGNNYNKNFEKIFGVVNKQLFILLIPIFFHLSIKSPQSKTLWFLITVVLLLFLLLFNAKYFLVAILLIFLYIFISTIQEYKLSKLNNGKYLVTGFITKCSEKYAIIRNENNNVLFILNKYVSPTPVEEGSKVEVYGVLTSINNYHFDKYWMLSNNITYFLKKPTIFKITRTGFSIKQVIYEYSFNENYYFSKYWRLIVFGYGDSQITKNFIKLNIVHLIVVSGFHIDLIYMIFFKINYKNKRWLNWIFFILVFWYITLLKSKISALRVFIIYLFHKNFKFKYIESWLISFFVIFLINFNVLFNIGFIFSYSLSLLVYLINFLNFSKVRKQLMDILKLVLIFIFTIPLILKVNGQINIFSFLISILFVPLIELIYIFSLFLWFSPVFLNFVFYLFDTLIMFFINISFYIKLNISSWLFVDLWICLSFFWIFLILQKENKKNNIKLFSSHI
- a CDS encoding NAD(P)H-dependent glycerol-3-phosphate dehydrogenase, whose translation is MKKITFIGTGAWASGLATVLAKNNHKITMWGIDQNEVDDINQGINSKYFGTQKFNNPKNIVATLNLNEALEDFDYMVLAVPSSAFNNVIKQIKDIVKDKKINIINVAKGIDFKTNKFFSTVILDEFKGTVNNICSIIGPSFAVEVFENKLTMVNVVGQNPKFLKEISQIFNNDRFRLVVNDDEHGSELFAALKNVLAIGIGMVKEFHPYQNPQAALLSVGVKEIHNIYRALFPDSNDILGFELAGTGDIFLTCSSPKSRNFTFGTQVAKYGIQKALEINNKTVEGYHTAKTLNNILKKFPNLYVPFLRSIIDVLHNGKNHLDLLDFIEFYR
- a CDS encoding MAG0490 family ComEA-like DNA-binding protein — encoded protein: MKRKIWLFGFLGIGSVVTLLSTIGFNNSTRATFSKPNKSTFFNIEVKGAIERPGIYKYDKPIELRVFLNFVRPLIEADLSKIDLDRQIANSLKIYIPYKKCSISWTSLNNINQLVNLGIRKNIALKILKFRKENDKTTWKQLSDLKGVGITTIKILKKYLVL
- the rsmA gene encoding 16S rRNA (adenine(1518)-N(6)/adenine(1519)-N(6))-dimethyltransferase RsmA — protein: MFQKNNKIQAKKRFGQNFLIDNNYIEKIINVIHPKNENIIEIGPGMGAISREINKSAKSLIGYEIDKDMIDYLINNKIFNSDNLINEDFLKSDLKKYHDYVIVGNIPYNLTSDIILKILDYRFNFKKAVLMVQKEVADRIVSQINSKDYSKLSVTCQYVANVKKEFIVPNGAFNPAPKVDSAIISLEFKHDKNDNYPQLKNFFKLCFLARRKKLIYSLKTKYSLEKIKTSFSRMNLSENTRIQELSVEDIVLLFKDLNY